The proteins below are encoded in one region of Levilactobacillus namurensis:
- a CDS encoding proline racemase family protein, which produces MAFKRMFDSVECHEGEPMRVITSGVPTIPGDSVYEMRNWLQENDNQVKNLMLREPRGIPATCANLIVPAKDPKASAGYIIMEQTEYPMMSGGNTIAVATALLETGMIPMTEPVSEFDLEAPAGLIHIKADCHNGKVTQVTFKNVPAFPVYLDKEIDVPHIGKVKVDIAWGGMFYTCIDATQFGLKLVPENGREIAKISSLVTTAAKEQLPVSHPDYPGIGITLSMMHEPSDDPDVYMRTSNWYPSKEVDFDKPETWTGALDRGVCGTGTCALMSIERAKGRLKLNQPFINEGLLGIRFDGRAIADTEIHGHKGIIPTVGGHCWIYGYSKWVLDETDPFPDGFKIGDIW; this is translated from the coding sequence ATGGCTTTCAAAAGAATGTTTGATTCAGTAGAGTGTCACGAAGGCGAACCCATGCGGGTCATCACCAGTGGGGTGCCCACGATTCCAGGAGATTCCGTCTACGAGATGCGGAATTGGTTACAAGAGAATGATAACCAGGTCAAGAACCTGATGTTGCGGGAACCGCGGGGAATCCCTGCGACCTGTGCGAACCTGATCGTTCCGGCCAAGGACCCTAAAGCGTCCGCCGGCTACATCATCATGGAACAGACCGAATACCCTATGATGAGTGGGGGCAATACCATCGCGGTGGCGACGGCGCTTCTGGAAACGGGGATGATCCCGATGACGGAACCGGTCAGTGAGTTCGACCTTGAGGCACCGGCAGGACTGATTCATATCAAAGCTGATTGCCATAACGGAAAAGTTACCCAGGTAACCTTCAAGAACGTGCCGGCCTTTCCAGTTTATCTGGATAAGGAGATCGACGTACCGCACATTGGGAAAGTTAAGGTCGATATCGCGTGGGGCGGGATGTTCTACACCTGCATCGACGCGACGCAGTTCGGCTTGAAGCTGGTTCCCGAAAACGGGCGCGAAATTGCGAAGATCTCGTCGTTAGTCACGACGGCCGCAAAGGAACAGTTACCCGTCTCGCACCCAGATTACCCCGGAATCGGGATTACCTTATCGATGATGCACGAACCGTCAGATGATCCGGACGTCTACATGCGGACGTCGAACTGGTACCCATCCAAGGAAGTGGATTTCGATAAGCCAGAGACCTGGACCGGTGCTCTAGACCGGGGTGTCTGTGGAACTGGGACTTGTGCGTTGATGTCGATTGAACGGGCGAAGGGTCGGTTGAAGTTGAACCAGCCGTTCATCAACGAAGGCTTATTGGGCATTCGCTTTGACGGCCGAGCCATCGCCGATACGGAGATTCACGGCCACAAGGGGATTATTCCCACGGTCGGGGGCCATTGCTGGATCTACGGGTACAGCAAGTGGGTCTTGGACGAGACGGAT
- a CDS encoding MFS transporter, with protein sequence MMERTKHRLRAHFLQLLPSTITAQQWPLVLTVTFFGSAVYKVTNLREVFYHQMQVALHLSNLQIGMLASVVGITSVVSNLFGGYLADRVQPRYLISSAAFVSSLLTLIYLSYPPFWGLIGVHIGITICGMLLFWASYIRLIGRLGQVNQTSVYGLVEGVRSLLGIILPLGAIGLVNVMATARLGLRAALFYYAGCFALSGVAALKWLPDEPRIAQSRHGATQRGAYRQLFGHPQLYLIILVVFGTYAVFGLMSYTTPYMTLSHQFSPQVVSIVAIIRQYGVGCLSMPLFGYLSRHVQSPTKVIWWGLWGLLLAVSGLLVSQSAVSLVLSIGLIGFLDNGIRGIYFATQAEMHLPAAVMGVSAGLISGLGFSPDVVSFLVVGRWLDRLAPATAYRLVWWTMLGAVVLALLAASGLWILKTYHECHRNGKE encoded by the coding sequence ATGATGGAGCGGACCAAGCATCGTCTGCGGGCCCATTTTCTCCAGTTGTTACCATCGACCATTACGGCCCAACAGTGGCCGTTGGTCTTGACCGTGACCTTCTTCGGCAGTGCCGTCTATAAGGTCACGAACTTACGGGAGGTTTTTTACCACCAGATGCAAGTGGCGTTGCACCTCTCGAACTTGCAGATTGGGATGCTGGCCAGCGTTGTGGGAATCACCAGCGTGGTCAGTAACCTCTTTGGCGGCTACTTGGCAGACCGGGTACAGCCCCGGTACTTGATTAGTAGCGCGGCGTTTGTGAGTAGCCTGTTAACACTGATCTACTTGAGCTACCCGCCGTTTTGGGGGCTCATCGGGGTCCATATCGGCATCACGATTTGCGGGATGCTATTGTTCTGGGCGAGTTACATTCGCTTGATTGGTCGACTAGGACAGGTCAACCAGACTTCGGTCTACGGGCTGGTCGAAGGGGTGCGTTCCCTGTTGGGCATCATCTTGCCACTCGGCGCGATCGGGTTAGTGAACGTGATGGCGACGGCTCGCTTAGGCTTGCGAGCGGCGCTGTTCTACTACGCGGGATGCTTCGCTTTATCGGGAGTGGCAGCTTTGAAATGGCTACCGGATGAACCGCGGATCGCACAATCCCGGCACGGTGCGACGCAACGAGGCGCTTACCGTCAGCTCTTCGGACACCCCCAGCTTTACCTGATTATCTTAGTGGTGTTCGGAACCTATGCGGTCTTTGGGTTGATGTCCTATACAACGCCGTATATGACGTTGTCCCACCAATTCTCACCCCAAGTAGTCAGCATTGTGGCAATTATCCGCCAATACGGTGTGGGGTGTCTCTCCATGCCGTTATTTGGCTATCTAAGCCGACACGTGCAGTCGCCGACGAAGGTCATCTGGTGGGGGCTTTGGGGCTTGTTGCTGGCGGTCAGTGGCTTGTTAGTGAGCCAGTCGGCTGTAAGTTTAGTGTTGAGTATTGGTCTGATTGGCTTCCTAGATAACGGAATTCGCGGGATCTACTTTGCCACGCAGGCTGAAATGCATCTGCCGGCCGCCGTGATGGGCGTGTCCGCCGGACTGATCTCCGGTTTAGGGTTCAGCCCCGACGTGGTGTCCTTTCTAGTCGTCGGCCGGTGGTTGGACCGCTTGGCCCCCGCAACGGCGTACCGATTGGTCTGGTGGACCATGTTGGGCGCGGTGGTGCTGGCTTTGTTAGCTGCGAGCGGATTATGGATTTTGAAAACGTATCATGAGTGTCACAGAAACGGGAAGGAATGA
- a CDS encoding alcohol dehydrogenase family protein: MTTIPDKMKGVYLTGFGGFEKLAYHTDIPVPTPKKGEVLIKIGAAAVNNTDINTRIGWYSKNVESGTNKGGSTGFKDVNQDGSWLGQALEFPRIQGADGAGTIVAVGDGVDQKRVGQRVMVRSVQARPSTKKGIECITFGSECDGSFAEYATALDSETFAINSDLSDQELATFPCSYGTANNLVWRVGVKANDTVFITGASGGVGSALVQLAKVRGAKVIGVVDPGQEDRVLGYGADEVLHRGDDFVEKLGEMSVDVVLDMVAGESWPQLLKLLKKGGKYGVCGAIGGPVVKFDVRDAYLKDLSLFGTTYQSTESFEELIKYIEDGKIKPVVAKEFELSDIVAAQKAFLSKKYIGKIVLNVAHE, from the coding sequence ATGACTACTATCCCAGATAAGATGAAAGGCGTTTACTTGACCGGCTTCGGTGGCTTCGAAAAATTGGCTTACCACACGGACATCCCTGTACCGACCCCTAAGAAGGGTGAAGTCCTAATCAAGATTGGCGCTGCGGCGGTCAACAATACGGATATCAACACGCGAATCGGTTGGTACTCGAAGAACGTCGAATCTGGTACCAATAAAGGCGGGAGCACGGGCTTCAAGGACGTCAACCAGGACGGTTCTTGGCTGGGTCAAGCCTTGGAATTCCCACGGATTCAAGGGGCCGATGGTGCTGGGACGATCGTTGCGGTCGGTGACGGTGTCGATCAAAAGCGGGTCGGTCAACGGGTCATGGTCCGCAGTGTGCAGGCGCGGCCATCGACGAAGAAGGGGATTGAATGCATCACGTTCGGTTCCGAATGCGATGGGAGTTTTGCAGAATACGCCACGGCGCTGGATAGTGAGACCTTTGCCATCAACTCTGACCTGTCTGACCAAGAATTAGCCACGTTCCCGTGCTCATACGGAACGGCTAATAATCTGGTTTGGCGTGTCGGCGTTAAGGCTAACGATACGGTCTTCATCACGGGGGCTTCCGGTGGGGTCGGTTCCGCACTGGTTCAACTGGCGAAAGTCCGGGGTGCTAAGGTCATCGGTGTGGTTGATCCGGGTCAGGAAGACCGGGTCTTAGGCTACGGTGCTGATGAAGTCCTGCACCGGGGCGACGACTTCGTTGAGAAGCTAGGCGAGATGTCAGTTGACGTGGTCTTAGACATGGTTGCCGGTGAGAGCTGGCCACAACTCTTGAAGCTCTTGAAGAAGGGCGGCAAGTACGGTGTCTGTGGTGCCATTGGTGGCCCAGTTGTGAAGTTTGACGTCCGGGATGCTTACCTGAAGGACTTGAGCTTGTTCGGGACCACGTATCAATCAACGGAATCCTTCGAAGAACTGATTAAGTACATCGAAGACGGCAAGATCAAGCCGGTCGTTGCTAAGGAATTTGAGTTATCCGATATCGTAGCGGCCCAAAAGGCCTTCCTCTCCAAGAAGTACATCGGTAAGATCGTCTTGAACGTCGCCCATGAGTAA
- a CDS encoding LysR family transcriptional regulator, with amino-acid sequence MSQYLNIDYLHTFVIAAKTGKLTTTSEIVYLSHSAVSTQIKKLEQRVGAQLFIRNKDALTLTKQGQTLMTYANQILDLNNNAVKKLRADDWAGKLAIGVPTDYAPFYAQYLHPLLQKHLPDFEFSTVCSRSRQLRQQLDTGEVNFSIAAMEAQYHDDVFLWEEPLHWVCAQNFTPDPQSPLPVALFADNCVMNDFALYSLRKSKKNFQVTFTSTMMDNLATCVQAGIAVALLPESLITPAFKLVPEDYLTCPFTLKVGCTWNHDKQIDQDLLAKLITSTQQAVHQANLNREVQPSH; translated from the coding sequence ATGTCTCAATACTTAAATATCGATTATCTCCACACCTTCGTGATTGCGGCCAAGACCGGTAAGCTGACCACCACTTCCGAAATCGTCTACCTCTCCCACTCGGCCGTCAGCACCCAGATCAAGAAATTGGAGCAGCGGGTGGGGGCGCAACTCTTCATTCGAAACAAGGATGCGTTGACCCTCACCAAGCAAGGTCAGACCCTGATGACCTACGCCAACCAGATCCTAGACCTCAACAACAACGCCGTTAAAAAGCTCCGGGCCGACGACTGGGCCGGTAAATTAGCGATTGGCGTTCCCACGGACTACGCGCCCTTCTACGCACAGTACCTGCACCCCCTCTTGCAAAAGCACCTCCCCGACTTTGAGTTCTCCACCGTCTGTTCCCGGAGTCGCCAACTGCGCCAACAACTCGATACTGGCGAAGTCAACTTCTCTATCGCGGCCATGGAGGCGCAATATCATGACGACGTCTTTCTCTGGGAGGAGCCCCTTCACTGGGTCTGCGCACAAAACTTCACGCCCGACCCTCAATCGCCGTTACCCGTGGCCCTGTTCGCCGATAACTGCGTCATGAACGACTTCGCCCTTTACTCGCTACGCAAGAGCAAGAAGAACTTCCAGGTCACCTTCACCAGCACCATGATGGACAACCTCGCGACCTGCGTTCAAGCCGGCATCGCCGTGGCCCTGCTCCCCGAGTCACTGATCACTCCCGCCTTCAAATTAGTCCCCGAAGACTACCTGACCTGCCCGTTCACCCTCAAAGTCGGGTGTACCTGGAACCATGACAAGCAGATCGACCAAGATCTCCTGGCCAAGCTGATTACCAGTACCCAACAAGCGGTCCACCAGGCTAACTTGAACCGCGAAGTCCAGCCCAGCCATTAA
- a CDS encoding glycosyltransferase family 8 protein gives MHLNLLFAVDDKFAEHMLVTLFSIFRNSPTTNTYDVYVLQDQPLQQAAHLKSTLARWHMTYHPVLVDDAVFNDAPVSDRYPKSIYYRLLASELLPQNLDKILYLDADILVINDLTPLYQVDLTGQLYAAAMHTDFLNLTGTLNQFRLDTTTPHYFNSGVLLINLARARQQVHPQEIFDVIRAHKNVLILPDQDVLNKLYAKDTQPVADVLYNYDVRKDLVYQTTSQGKWSLDWVIAHTVCLHFCGTKKPWQATTTDKYALLYKHYQHQLTRQLAD, from the coding sequence ATGCACCTAAATCTACTGTTTGCCGTTGATGATAAATTCGCTGAACACATGCTGGTCACACTCTTCTCTATTTTCCGGAATAGCCCAACCACCAACACCTACGACGTCTACGTCCTTCAAGACCAGCCGTTGCAACAGGCGGCCCATCTCAAGTCCACCCTAGCCCGTTGGCACATGACCTACCACCCGGTACTGGTCGACGACGCCGTCTTCAACGACGCGCCCGTCTCCGACCGTTATCCCAAGTCAATCTACTACCGGTTGCTAGCCAGTGAGCTGCTTCCCCAGAACCTGGACAAGATTCTCTACCTGGATGCCGATATCCTGGTCATCAACGACCTGACGCCCCTCTACCAAGTCGACCTGACGGGGCAACTTTACGCCGCGGCTATGCACACGGACTTCTTGAACCTGACGGGGACCCTCAACCAGTTCCGGCTGGACACCACCACGCCCCACTACTTCAACTCCGGCGTGCTGCTGATCAACCTGGCCCGGGCCCGCCAGCAGGTCCACCCTCAAGAAATCTTCGACGTGATTCGAGCCCACAAGAACGTGCTGATCTTACCCGATCAAGACGTCCTCAACAAGCTCTACGCCAAGGACACCCAGCCAGTCGCTGACGTGCTCTACAACTACGACGTACGCAAGGACCTGGTCTACCAGACCACCAGTCAGGGCAAGTGGTCCTTAGACTGGGTGATCGCCCACACCGTGTGCCTGCATTTCTGCGGGACCAAGAAGCCTTGGCAAGCCACCACCACGGATAAGTACGCCCTACTGTACAAACACTACCAACACCAATTAACCCGGCAATTAGCCGACTGA
- a CDS encoding C40 family peptidase: MAGSQTAQASTVNVQAGDTVWGFSQTHHVSIQDIVKANRLSDANLIYINQKLVIPDGQTTAKQSQKSATTTAAAPAKSTAQATTPKQSTASAASSAQTQQSSSASAKQQSSATTTAKRQSSAAATQSSTTASTTASVATKHHTATTNAGTQSQANATTGTTNSTTSGATQSSTSSTTSTPSASTGGGVATALKIANSNVPYVYGGSSMAGFDCSGLVQYALGLSARTTYQQTKLGTHHYDVANAPAGAILFWGSESAPYHDGISLGNGQYVAAQNPTDGIGVFSQSAWQPSYYIIP, translated from the coding sequence TTGGCCGGCAGTCAGACCGCCCAAGCCAGCACGGTCAACGTTCAAGCTGGCGACACAGTCTGGGGCTTCTCCCAGACCCACCACGTGTCCATCCAAGACATCGTTAAGGCCAACCGGCTCAGCGACGCCAACTTAATCTACATCAACCAAAAACTGGTGATCCCAGACGGGCAAACGACCGCTAAACAATCGCAAAAGAGCGCGACGACCACGGCAGCCGCACCGGCCAAATCAACGGCACAAGCGACGACGCCTAAACAGTCGACTGCCTCAGCCGCTTCCAGTGCGCAGACCCAGCAATCATCCAGCGCATCGGCTAAGCAACAGTCCTCGGCGACGACCACGGCCAAGCGCCAATCTTCCGCCGCTGCGACGCAATCTTCTACAACTGCTTCAACCACGGCCAGTGTGGCAACCAAACACCACACTGCAACGACTAACGCGGGAACCCAATCCCAGGCCAACGCCACTACAGGAACCACCAATTCCACAACTAGCGGCGCCACGCAGTCCAGCACGTCATCCACTACCAGCACACCCAGCGCAAGTACTGGCGGCGGGGTCGCGACGGCATTGAAGATTGCCAACAGCAACGTTCCCTACGTTTACGGTGGGAGCTCCATGGCCGGCTTCGACTGCTCCGGGTTGGTCCAATACGCCCTAGGCTTGAGCGCCCGGACGACTTACCAACAGACTAAGTTGGGCACACACCACTACGATGTCGCCAACGCCCCAGCCGGTGCCATCCTCTTCTGGGGGTCCGAAAGCGCACCGTACCACGACGGGATCTCGCTAGGCAACGGCCAATACGTGGCCGCTCAAAACCCGACCGACGGCATTGGCGTCTTCAGCCAATCCGCTTGGCAACCTAGCTACTACATCATTCCTTAA